A single region of the Paraburkholderia megapolitana genome encodes:
- a CDS encoding GHMP family kinase ATP-binding protein, with amino-acid sequence MKDHFKDLVVKHDQPVVDAIAAIERGPTQIALVVDAENVLVGVLTNGDIRRFLVGGGQTSTPVHECMNRKFHALPHGTSREELLKLFDIGYNAVPLLDELGKLVEFATPDFFPPAKEVAVLSRARAPVRISFSGGGTDLTYYFMKNGGVVLNASIALYAHATLIPSAGPEINVISHDIDRHEHYPSLRALLDNPDKGLLSSVVSVIRPDFGFDLFVHSDFPVGSGLGGSSAVATSVVAAFNELRLDKWSTYEIAELAFQAERLCYAISGGWQDQYASAFGGFNLIEFDGKRNLVHSLRLEPATSNELEECLVLCNTGIEHNSGKIHKQQREDFNNNVDRSQQLLDMVDLCRRMHKHLIRGDLNDFGTSLHEAWTIKHGLSSAISGNTLDTIYKAALDAGASGGKLLGAGGGGFFLFYVQPRFRSAVSAALKAHGCTLSTIRFEQEGVTSWRTKVA; translated from the coding sequence ATGAAAGACCACTTCAAAGATCTTGTTGTCAAACACGACCAACCCGTCGTCGACGCGATTGCCGCCATCGAACGTGGGCCGACGCAAATTGCGCTCGTGGTCGACGCCGAGAACGTCCTCGTCGGCGTCCTGACCAATGGCGATATCCGACGCTTCCTGGTGGGCGGTGGACAAACGTCGACCCCGGTTCACGAGTGCATGAACCGCAAGTTCCACGCCCTGCCCCACGGGACCTCGCGCGAAGAACTGTTGAAGCTGTTCGACATTGGCTATAACGCAGTGCCTCTGCTTGATGAACTCGGCAAGCTGGTGGAGTTCGCGACCCCGGATTTCTTTCCGCCCGCGAAAGAGGTGGCGGTGCTCTCGCGTGCCCGCGCGCCGGTCCGCATCAGCTTCTCCGGCGGCGGAACCGATCTCACGTATTACTTCATGAAGAACGGCGGTGTCGTTCTGAACGCGTCGATCGCGTTGTATGCACACGCAACATTGATCCCTTCCGCGGGTCCCGAGATCAATGTCATTTCTCATGACATCGATCGGCATGAACACTATCCGTCGCTGCGCGCTCTGCTGGACAACCCGGACAAAGGACTTCTGTCCTCGGTAGTTTCGGTCATCCGTCCGGACTTCGGCTTCGACCTGTTTGTGCACTCCGACTTCCCGGTGGGCTCCGGCCTCGGCGGCTCGTCAGCCGTGGCAACAAGCGTAGTCGCGGCATTCAACGAGTTGCGACTGGACAAATGGAGCACCTACGAAATTGCCGAACTGGCGTTCCAGGCAGAGCGGCTCTGCTACGCCATCTCCGGCGGCTGGCAGGATCAGTATGCGTCGGCCTTTGGCGGGTTTAACCTGATCGAGTTCGACGGCAAGCGCAATCTCGTGCATTCGCTGCGCCTCGAGCCGGCGACCAGCAACGAACTGGAAGAGTGCCTGGTGCTGTGCAATACCGGTATCGAGCACAACTCAGGCAAGATTCATAAGCAGCAACGCGAAGACTTCAATAACAATGTCGATCGTAGCCAGCAACTGCTCGACATGGTGGATTTGTGCCGGCGCATGCACAAGCATCTGATTCGTGGCGACCTCAACGATTTCGGCACCAGTCTGCATGAAGCGTGGACGATCAAGCACGGGCTATCTAGTGCGATCAGCGGCAACACGCTGGATACAATCTACAAAGCCGCGCTGGACGCGGGTGCATCAGGCGGAAAATTACTGGGCGCAGGGGGTGGCGGTTTCTTCCTGTTCTACGTGCAACCGCGCTTCCGCTCCGCGGTCAGCGCAGCGCTCAAGGCGCACGGCTGCACGCTGAGCACCATCCGTTTCGAACAAGAGGGCGTTACATCGTGGAGAACCAAAGTAGCATGA
- a CDS encoding sugar phosphate nucleotidyltransferase, producing the protein MKALILCGGLGTRLRSVIGASQKAVADIDGRPFLSFVIEQLAMAGIHDLVFCTHYQSEQVEEVVTNLPSDPARKVAIVREPSPMGTGGAILYALSELRYEGPFIALNADTYLDATAYRAAAEAAPPSIVVTPIDDCERYGAVQFNEDRQVQAITEKGKTGPGLISAGVYGLHTRNLSDFPVETLSMEQVIIPALIAQKLLTAQVYEGPFLDIGTPDSLKLIREHGVRKL; encoded by the coding sequence ATGAAAGCGCTGATACTGTGTGGAGGACTAGGCACTCGCCTGCGTAGCGTGATTGGCGCATCGCAGAAGGCGGTAGCCGATATCGACGGGCGCCCGTTCCTTTCCTTTGTCATCGAACAGCTCGCCATGGCCGGCATTCATGACCTCGTTTTTTGTACCCATTACCAGTCCGAACAGGTCGAAGAGGTGGTGACGAACCTGCCCTCCGACCCTGCGCGCAAAGTTGCCATCGTGCGCGAGCCGTCCCCGATGGGAACCGGCGGCGCCATTTTGTATGCGCTGTCCGAGCTTCGGTATGAAGGCCCGTTTATCGCGCTGAATGCGGACACTTATCTGGACGCCACCGCCTATCGCGCCGCTGCAGAGGCTGCGCCGCCTTCGATCGTCGTGACCCCGATCGACGATTGCGAACGGTATGGCGCTGTGCAATTCAACGAGGACCGTCAGGTTCAGGCGATCACCGAGAAAGGCAAGACCGGTCCGGGGCTGATCAGCGCCGGCGTCTACGGTTTGCATACGCGCAATCTGTCCGATTTCCCTGTCGAGACGTTATCCATGGAACAGGTCATCATCCCTGCACTGATCGCGCAAAAGCTCCTGACAGCGCAGGTGTACGAGGGACCGTTCCTGGATATTGGCACGCCAGACAGCTTGAAACTCATTCGTGAACACGGTGTGCGGAAACTGTAA
- a CDS encoding NAD-dependent epimerase/dehydratase family protein: MTSPNEMQASQRPFFEIASSDFARLTAHIDCHDIDGKTILVSGATGFFGAWILALFEWLRKTRNMQFRVLAISRDPQSFKRKHPWVADAEWLQWIVGDIQDFVFPEQSVDYVIHAATDTSAAAGRSPALLLNSIVRGTERILACAKACGAKRVLLVSSGGAYGGQSVDTPRLLESSRNAPSTMEVGSAYGEGKRVMELLGAIHAHENACEVVIARCFAFVGAGLPLDGHFAIGNFIRDALTQDQIVIRGDGKGVRSYLYAADLAVWLNHLLLNGRNRGIYNVGSDHEVTIAELARQVIATLAPAKTVIVEGASNSPGAGNRYIPSIDEARSELGLDVWTALPQAILNTALWSSKNS, translated from the coding sequence ATGACGTCGCCCAATGAGATGCAGGCATCGCAGCGCCCGTTTTTTGAGATTGCAAGTTCCGACTTCGCAAGACTGACGGCGCATATCGATTGCCACGACATCGACGGCAAGACAATCCTCGTCTCTGGTGCGACCGGTTTTTTTGGTGCGTGGATCCTTGCGCTATTCGAATGGCTGAGAAAGACCCGCAACATGCAGTTCCGTGTGCTGGCCATCTCCCGCGACCCGCAGAGCTTCAAGCGCAAACATCCGTGGGTCGCGGACGCCGAATGGTTGCAGTGGATCGTCGGCGACATCCAGGACTTCGTTTTTCCCGAGCAATCCGTCGATTACGTCATCCATGCAGCGACCGACACGTCGGCGGCTGCAGGCAGGTCGCCGGCTCTCCTGCTGAACTCGATCGTGCGCGGCACCGAGCGCATCCTTGCATGCGCTAAAGCGTGCGGGGCAAAGCGCGTGCTGCTGGTAAGTTCGGGTGGCGCGTATGGCGGGCAGTCCGTCGACACACCGCGGTTGCTCGAGTCGTCAAGAAATGCGCCTTCGACGATGGAAGTCGGCAGTGCGTATGGCGAAGGCAAGCGCGTGATGGAGCTGCTCGGTGCAATCCATGCGCATGAGAACGCATGTGAAGTCGTGATTGCCCGATGCTTCGCATTTGTCGGTGCGGGTCTGCCTCTCGACGGACATTTTGCGATCGGCAACTTCATTCGCGACGCGCTGACGCAGGATCAAATCGTGATTCGCGGCGATGGCAAAGGCGTCAGGTCGTATCTCTACGCAGCCGATCTCGCGGTCTGGCTAAACCATCTGCTGTTGAACGGGCGCAATCGCGGCATCTACAACGTGGGCTCCGATCATGAAGTCACGATCGCCGAGCTGGCGCGCCAGGTGATTGCCACGCTGGCGCCCGCCAAGACAGTAATTGTCGAGGGTGCCAGCAACAGTCCAGGCGCCGGCAACCGATACATTCCGTCGATCGACGAAGCGCGCAGCGAACTCGGCCTCGACGTCTGGACCGCATTACCGCAGGCGATTCTCAACACTGCTCTTTGGTCTTCGAAAAACTCATGA
- the rfbH gene encoding lipopolysaccharide biosynthesis protein RfbH — MAIEIIDSGKQAQAELRRKIAALVDEYAALAYADKPFVAGQTTIPPSGKVIGAPELRNMVEASLDGWLTTGRFNDEFEKRLAQYLGVNHLITVNSGSSANLVAFSTLTSPKLGERAILPGDEVIGVAAGFPTTVNPILQFGAVPVFVDVELGTYNIDASKIEAALSSKTKAIMLAHTLGNPYNLGVIKDICTRHNLWLIEDCCDALGATYNGQKVGTFGDIGTLSFYPAHHITMGEGGAVFMNDPDLKMIAESFRDWGRDCYCAPGKDNTCNKRFCWKLGNLPEGYDHKYTYSHLGYNLKITDMQAACALSQLDRIDDFIAKRRANFDFLKARLASCEEFLLLPHATPNSDPSWFGFPITLKDNAPVSRLELLTYLDQNKVGTRLLFAGNLTRQPYMLGRNYRVVGDLTNSDIVMNQTFWLGIYPGLTSEHLEYVATKIENYLGIGF, encoded by the coding sequence ATGGCTATCGAAATCATCGACTCCGGCAAACAGGCACAAGCCGAACTGCGCCGAAAGATCGCGGCACTGGTTGACGAATATGCTGCGCTTGCCTACGCAGACAAACCTTTCGTAGCGGGCCAGACGACCATTCCGCCGTCGGGCAAGGTGATTGGCGCACCGGAACTGCGCAACATGGTGGAGGCGTCGCTTGACGGCTGGCTGACAACCGGGCGCTTTAACGACGAGTTCGAAAAACGCCTTGCCCAATATCTCGGCGTCAATCATCTGATCACCGTTAATTCGGGCTCCTCTGCCAATCTGGTTGCATTCAGCACGCTGACATCGCCGAAGCTCGGCGAGCGCGCCATTCTGCCGGGCGACGAAGTGATCGGCGTAGCAGCGGGATTCCCGACTACGGTCAATCCGATTCTGCAGTTCGGCGCCGTGCCGGTCTTCGTCGACGTCGAACTCGGCACCTACAACATCGATGCATCGAAGATCGAGGCTGCGCTTTCCAGCAAGACCAAGGCCATCATGCTGGCCCATACGCTGGGTAATCCGTACAACCTCGGCGTGATCAAGGACATCTGCACGCGGCACAACCTGTGGCTAATCGAAGACTGCTGCGATGCGCTCGGCGCGACGTACAACGGGCAGAAGGTCGGCACATTCGGCGACATCGGCACACTGAGCTTCTACCCTGCGCACCACATTACGATGGGCGAAGGCGGCGCAGTGTTCATGAACGACCCCGATCTGAAGATGATCGCGGAATCGTTCCGCGACTGGGGCCGCGACTGCTATTGCGCCCCGGGCAAGGACAACACGTGTAACAAGCGCTTCTGCTGGAAGCTCGGGAATCTGCCGGAAGGATACGACCACAAATACACGTATTCGCATCTCGGCTACAACCTGAAGATCACCGACATGCAGGCCGCGTGTGCGCTTTCACAGCTCGACCGGATCGACGACTTCATCGCAAAGCGCCGCGCCAACTTCGATTTCCTGAAGGCGCGCCTCGCAAGCTGCGAAGAATTCCTGCTGCTGCCGCATGCCACGCCGAACTCCGATCCGTCCTGGTTCGGTTTCCCGATCACGCTGAAGGACAATGCTCCTGTTAGCCGCCTCGAGTTGCTGACTTACCTCGACCAGAACAAGGTCGGCACCCGCCTTCTGTTTGCGGGCAACCTGACGCGTCAGCCTTACATGCTCGGCCGGAATTATCGCGTGGTTGGCGATCTGACCAACAGCGACATCGTCATGAATCAAACTTTCTGGCTCGGCATTTACCCAGGATTGACGAGCGAGCACCTCGAGTACGTTGCAACGAAGATCGAAAATTATCTCGGCATCGGATTCTGA
- the rfbG gene encoding CDP-glucose 4,6-dehydratase, producing the protein MVVDPAFWQGKRVFLTGHTGFKGGWMSLWLASMGAKVAGYALQPNTQPSLFDTAGVLATLEQNHFGDVCDREKLTAAMVKFRPDVVIHMAAQALVRYSYAEPVETYATNVMGTVHVLDAIRQCDSVRAAVMVTSDKCYQNNEWPWGYRENEPMGGHDPYSNSKGCAELVTAAYRESFFPAARYADHGVAIASGRAGNVIGGGDWSADRLVPDAIAAFQKGVPLMIRNPGAVRPWQHALEPVSGYLVLAQALAQQGTAFNGGWNFGPNDTDARSVREVVELVIEQWGESARWQQDGAEQPHEANFLKLDCSKAKQYLGWVPSWNLPTAVEATVAWHRAKTGGENMQQVCLAQIQHYSVAAQQRAANK; encoded by the coding sequence ATGGTCGTTGATCCGGCGTTCTGGCAAGGCAAACGCGTGTTCCTGACCGGCCATACCGGTTTCAAGGGTGGCTGGATGTCGCTGTGGCTGGCGTCCATGGGTGCCAAAGTGGCCGGCTATGCGCTGCAGCCCAACACGCAGCCGAGTCTTTTCGACACAGCTGGTGTGCTCGCTACGCTTGAGCAAAATCACTTCGGCGATGTTTGCGACCGGGAGAAACTGACGGCCGCAATGGTCAAGTTCCGTCCCGATGTCGTAATTCATATGGCAGCGCAGGCTCTCGTGCGCTATTCGTATGCAGAGCCGGTTGAAACGTACGCGACCAATGTCATGGGCACCGTCCATGTACTCGACGCGATCCGGCAGTGCGACTCGGTGCGTGCCGCCGTCATGGTGACCTCCGACAAGTGCTATCAGAACAACGAGTGGCCCTGGGGCTACCGCGAAAACGAGCCGATGGGCGGACATGATCCGTACAGCAATAGCAAGGGCTGCGCGGAGCTGGTGACGGCCGCTTACCGCGAATCGTTCTTTCCGGCCGCACGTTATGCAGACCACGGTGTAGCCATCGCGTCTGGAAGAGCAGGCAATGTGATTGGCGGAGGCGACTGGTCTGCAGACCGACTGGTTCCGGATGCCATTGCTGCATTCCAGAAAGGCGTGCCGTTGATGATCCGCAACCCCGGTGCCGTGCGCCCGTGGCAGCACGCACTGGAACCCGTATCGGGCTATCTGGTATTGGCGCAGGCCCTCGCACAACAGGGTACTGCCTTCAACGGCGGCTGGAACTTCGGCCCCAACGATACCGACGCGCGCAGCGTGCGAGAAGTCGTCGAGCTCGTCATCGAGCAATGGGGCGAGTCGGCTCGCTGGCAACAGGATGGCGCAGAACAACCCCACGAAGCCAACTTCCTGAAGCTAGATTGCTCTAAAGCCAAACAATACCTGGGCTGGGTTCCGAGCTGGAATTTGCCCACGGCGGTTGAGGCAACGGTTGCATGGCATCGCGCGAAGACCGGCGGCGAAAACATGCAGCAAGTCTGCCTCGCGCAAATTCAACACTATTCAGTCGCGGCGCAACAACGCGCAGCGAACAAGTAA
- the rfbF gene encoding glucose-1-phosphate cytidylyltransferase: MKVVLLAGGLGTRISEETSVRPKPMVEVGGKPILWHIMKIYAAHGLTDFIVCCGYKGYLIKEYFANYFLHMSDVTIDLAKNSLEVHQKKAEPWRVTLVDTGETTQTGGRLRRVRDYIDGDFCMTYGDGVGSVNITDLLAFHRAHGKQATMTAVQPPGRFGALELNGTQVRSFVEKPTGDGGWINGGFFVLQPSAIDLIEADETLWERQPLEALAKSDQLQAYFHPGFWQPMDTLRDKNHLEELWTSGNAPWKTWE; encoded by the coding sequence ATGAAAGTTGTACTGCTTGCAGGGGGTCTCGGGACCCGAATTTCGGAAGAAACGTCTGTCCGACCGAAGCCAATGGTCGAAGTCGGCGGCAAGCCGATCTTGTGGCACATCATGAAGATCTATGCCGCACATGGCTTGACTGATTTTATTGTTTGTTGCGGCTACAAAGGGTATCTGATCAAGGAATACTTCGCCAACTATTTCTTGCACATGTCCGACGTAACGATCGACCTGGCAAAAAACTCCCTGGAAGTCCATCAGAAAAAGGCCGAACCGTGGCGCGTGACGCTCGTCGACACCGGCGAGACAACGCAGACTGGCGGCCGTCTTCGCCGTGTACGCGATTATATCGACGGCGATTTTTGCATGACGTACGGCGATGGCGTTGGCTCCGTCAACATCACTGATCTGCTCGCCTTCCATCGCGCGCATGGCAAGCAGGCGACGATGACTGCCGTTCAGCCTCCGGGCCGGTTCGGAGCGCTTGAACTGAACGGCACACAAGTGCGCTCATTCGTCGAAAAGCCGACCGGCGACGGTGGCTGGATCAACGGCGGGTTCTTTGTACTGCAGCCGTCCGCTATCGATCTCATCGAAGCGGACGAAACGCTCTGGGAGCGGCAACCGCTCGAAGCCCTCGCGAAAAGCGATCAACTGCAGGCCTACTTTCATCCCGGCTTCTGGCAGCCCATGGACACACTGCGCGACAAAAACCACCTCGAAGAGTTGTGGACGTCGGGCAACGCACCGTGGAAAACGTGGGAGTGA
- a CDS encoding D-sedoheptulose-7-phosphate isomerase, whose product MTSPSSPVDILQTNTAQSIRAKEALLNDARLLETFSKAASHVIDCYKAGGRLYIAGNGGSAADSQHLAAEFVSRLARDRNPLPAESLTTDTSILTAIGNDYGYEHVFSRQLIAKLKPNDVFLGITTSGKSKNILSALQVCKQAGVKSIVFTGFGGGEAATLADYALVAPGSRTSTIQELHILLAHSVCEAVELAMFPVEAAH is encoded by the coding sequence ATGACAAGCCCCTCCAGCCCCGTAGATATTCTACAAACCAATACAGCCCAATCCATCCGCGCGAAAGAAGCGCTGCTCAACGACGCGCGCTTACTCGAAACCTTTTCGAAAGCGGCATCGCATGTAATCGACTGCTACAAGGCAGGTGGTCGACTTTATATCGCTGGCAACGGTGGCTCCGCTGCAGACTCCCAACACCTCGCCGCGGAATTCGTCAGTAGGCTCGCGCGGGACAGAAATCCCCTCCCGGCAGAATCCCTGACAACAGATACGTCCATTCTTACCGCCATCGGTAATGACTACGGGTACGAACACGTATTTTCCAGACAATTGATCGCGAAGTTGAAGCCCAATGACGTGTTTCTGGGCATCACGACATCCGGAAAATCGAAGAACATCCTGTCTGCGTTGCAGGTGTGCAAACAGGCTGGAGTGAAGTCGATCGTCTTTACGGGCTTTGGTGGCGGCGAAGCCGCAACGCTCGCGGACTACGCATTGGTTGCTCCCGGCAGCCGCACGAGCACGATCCAGGAGTTGCATATCCTGCTGGCACACAGTGTGTGCGAAGCGGTTGAACTGGCGATGTTTCCCGTAGAAGCAGCGCACTGA